In Zingiber officinale cultivar Zhangliang chromosome 3B, Zo_v1.1, whole genome shotgun sequence, a single window of DNA contains:
- the LOC122055419 gene encoding B3 domain-containing protein Os07g0563300-like isoform X1 gives MSSSAPNPASAAAPSAAKICFNSQCKETVSDHPSRRNKGWCLRSGEIAELCSRCSCAFEQGTFCETFHSGVTGWRNCETCGKRLHCGCIVSAQTYVYLDAGGVECLACANKSVVKGPNQISPPPMLMQHALERRDSPTKTWRSVATPSYGQWRQAPHMWTMTNMQSDLQQRLSYEFDRPCTIERLATGRRHYISAHEKNYEPKRIISRSINSIPQDRYADGNTGENDPNSTNKPVTADPSTSFGFKFEAKPNSSTNLQPLPTNLQPLPTNLRPPSLSKENSSLVIGLPVPFSTLHGASCPINLSAKQSPAQVTSPLSNQFCPSHINEAGLQVQMRNGRTRGDAFPPTQLLPQNWPTITDQKLQEISGDRQTAIIPLFEKMLTASDVARIGRLVLPKKCAEVYFPTISQPEGLPLKVQDTSGRSWTFQFRFWPNNNSRMYVLEGVTPCIQAMQLQAGDTVTFSRIDPEGKLVMGFRKASCSSNEQSEAKIRNLQDPKTHNPGNDFSSPPEDLDNAADQSTQPIHKDWSIARSPPVPSKRKAKTLGSKNKRLRIENEESMELKLTWEEAQKLLHPPPNSSPSVVVIEGHEFEEYEEAPILGKMSYFTSNQAGSACPQELDSESIADTIPCKTVGSKRSKANAQKDNVQASDRLDTLVSLAISKNLPAFQPTTKHPRHKPGCSCIVCIQPPSGQGPKHKPDCTCNVCLTVRRRFKTLESRREKRQSEKELETSEKQPLTTIRLPKVLPEAGNSNPPSDETASQRATMNVNAETSPLLPIKIPQIDLNIQPERDEEPSTASQADTSTIVSLFETGATRRTQELGEACQTKVRDATVR, from the exons ATGTCTTCGTCTGCTCCTAATCCGGCGTCCGCGGCGGCGCCGTCAGCGGCCAAGATCTGCTTCAACTCCCAATGCAAGGAAACTGTATCGGACCACCCTTCGCGGAGGAATAAAGGGTGGTGCCTACGCTCCGGGGAGATCGCTGAACTCTGCAGCCGCTGCTC ATGCGCATTTGAGCAAGGGACTTTCTGCGAGACGTTTCATTCCGGTGTCACTGGTTGGAGAAACTGTGAGACATGTGGCAAG CGGCTGCATTGCGGTTGTATAGTGTCGGCTCAGACTTATGTTTATCTTGATGCTGGAGGAGTTGAGTGCCTTGCATGCGCCAATAAATCTGTTGTAAAG GGGCCAAATCAGATTTCTCCTCCTCCTATGCTTATGCAACATGCCTTGGAAAGAAGAGATTCACCAACTAAAACCTGGAGATCAGTTGCCACCCCATCTTATGGGCAATGGCGTCAAGCTCCACATATGTGGACTATGACAAATATGCAGTCTGATTTGCAACAAAGACTATCATATGAATTTGATAGACCTTGTACTATTGAAAGGTTGGCAACTGGAAGGCGGCACTATATATCAGCGCATGAAAAAAACTATGAGCCCAAGAGAATAATTTCTAGAAGCATTAATAGCATTCCACAAGATAGATATGCTGATGGGAATACAG GAGAAAATGATCCAAATTCTACAAATAAACCAGtaactgcagacccttcaacgaGTTTTGGATTTAAATTTGAAGCAAAACCAAATTCATCCACCAATTTGCAACCACTACCTACCAATTTGCAACCACTACCTACCAATTTGCGGCCACCATctctttcaaaagaaaattcATCTCTGGTTATCGGGTTACCAGTTCCCTTTTCAACATTGCATGGAGCAAGCTGTCCAATTAATCTTTCAGCAAAGCAGTCACCAGCTCAAGTAACTTCTCCATTATCAAACCAGTTTTGTCCTTCACATATCAATGAAGCTGGATTGCAAGTTCAAATGCGCAATGGAAGAACTAGAGGTGATGCCTTTCCACCGACACAATTACTTCCTCAAAATTGGCCTACAATAACAGATCAAAAGCTTCAAGAAATATCTGGAGA TCGACAAACTGCCATCATTCCCTTGTTTGAAAAGATGCTAACTGCTAGTGATGTTGCTCGGATTGGACGGCTTGTGTTACCCAAGAAATGTGCTGAG GTGTACTTCCCCACAATTTCTCAGCCTGAAGGACTTCCATTAAAAGTACAGGATACAAGTGGAAGGAGTTGGACATTCCAGTTTCGATTTTGGCCTAACAACAACAGCAGGATGTATGTATTGGAGGGGGTTACACCTTGTATTCAGGCAATGCAACTGCAAGCAGGTGACACAG TTACATTTAGTAGGATAGATCCAGAAGGAAAGCTGGTCATGGGATTTAGAAAGGCTTCTTGCAGCTCTAATGAACAG TCCGAAGCCAAAATTCGTAACCTGCAGGATCCTAAAACACATAATCCTGGCAACGATTTCTCATCACCACCAGAAG ATTTGGACAATGCAGCAGATCAATCTACCCAGCCTATACATAAGGATTGGTCTATTGCCAGGTCACCACCAGTTCCTAGCAAAAGGAAAGCAAAAACACTTGGCTCAAAGAATAAACGCCTAAGAATCGAAAATGAAGAGTCCATGGAACTGAAATTAACATGGGAAGAAGCTCAAAAGTTGCTCCACCCACCTCCAAATTCTTCTCCTAGTGTCGTCGTTATTGAAGGCCATGAGTTTGAGGAATATGAG GAAGCGCCTATACTCGGGAAGATGTCATACTTCACTTCAAATCAAGCTGG GTCAGCTTGCCCTCAGGAGTTGGACTCAGAGTCAATAGCAGACACGATACCCTGTAAAACAG TTGGTTCCAAGAGGAGCAAGGCAAATGCACAAAAGGACAACGTCCAAGCCTCAGATCGTCTCGACACACTTGTGAGTCTCGCTATCAGCAAAAACCTTCCTGCATTCCAACCAACAACGAAGCACCCTCGGCACAAGCCCGGCTGTTCATGCATCGTCTGCATACAGCCTCCTAGCGGGCAGGGCCCCAAGCACAAGCCGGATTGCACGTGCAACGTCTGCCTCACTGTGAGACGCAGGTTCAAAACACTCGAATCAAGGCGGGAAAAGCGTCAGTCTGAGAAGGAGCTTGAAACTTCAGAGAAGCAACCATTAACAACCATCCGACTGCCCAAGGTTTTACCAGAAGCAGGGAATAGCAATCCTCCAAGTGACGAGACTGCGTCTCAGAGAGCAACGATGAACGTCAACGCGGAAACATCTCCATTGCTGCCCATCAAGATTCCCCAGATTGATTTGAACATCCAGCCAGAGCGGGACGAAGAGCCATCCACTGCCAGCCAAGCTGACACTAGTACTATAGTGAGCCTTTTCGAGACGGGAGCAACCAGGAGAACACAAGAACTTGGCGAGGCATGTCAAACCAAAGTTAGAGATGCGACTGTTCGGTAG
- the LOC122055419 gene encoding B3 domain-containing protein Os07g0563300-like isoform X6, which translates to MSSSAPNPASAAAPSAAKICFNSQCKETVSDHPSRRNKGWCLRSGEIAELCSRCSCAFEQGTFCETFHSGVTGWRNCETCGKRLHCGCIVSAQTYVYLDAGGVECLACANKSVVKGPNQISPPPMLMQHALERRDSPTKTWRSVATPSYGQWRQAPHMWTMTNMQSDLQQRLSYEFDRPCTIERLATGRRHYISAHEKNYEPKRIISRSINSIPQDRYADGNTGENDPNSTNKPVTADPSTSFGFKFEAKPNSSTNLQPLPTNLQPLPTNLRPPSLSKENSSLVIGLPVPFSTLHGASCPINLSAKQSPAQVTSPLSNQFCPSHINEAGLQVQMRNGRTRGDAFPPTQLLPQNWPTITDQKLQEISGDRQTAIIPLFEKMLTASDVARIGRLVLPKKCAEVYFPTISQPEGLPLKVQDTSGRSWTFQFRFWPNNNSRMYVLEGVTPCIQAMQLQAGDTVTFSRIDPEGKLVMGFRKASCSSNEQDPKTHNPGNDFSSPPEDQSTQPIHKDWSIARSPPVPSKRKAKTLGSKNKRLRIENEESMELKLTWEEAQKLLHPPPNSSPSVVVIEGHEFEEYEEAPILGKMSYFTSNQAGSACPQELDSESIADTIPCKTVGSKRSKANAQKDNVQASDRLDTLVSLAISKNLPAFQPTTKHPRHKPGCSCIVCIQPPSGQGPKHKPDCTCNVCLTVRRRFKTLESRREKRQSEKELETSEKQPLTTIRLPKVLPEAGNSNPPSDETASQRATMNVNAETSPLLPIKIPQIDLNIQPERDEEPSTASQADTSTIVSLFETGATRRTQELGEACQTKVRDATVR; encoded by the exons ATGTCTTCGTCTGCTCCTAATCCGGCGTCCGCGGCGGCGCCGTCAGCGGCCAAGATCTGCTTCAACTCCCAATGCAAGGAAACTGTATCGGACCACCCTTCGCGGAGGAATAAAGGGTGGTGCCTACGCTCCGGGGAGATCGCTGAACTCTGCAGCCGCTGCTC ATGCGCATTTGAGCAAGGGACTTTCTGCGAGACGTTTCATTCCGGTGTCACTGGTTGGAGAAACTGTGAGACATGTGGCAAG CGGCTGCATTGCGGTTGTATAGTGTCGGCTCAGACTTATGTTTATCTTGATGCTGGAGGAGTTGAGTGCCTTGCATGCGCCAATAAATCTGTTGTAAAG GGGCCAAATCAGATTTCTCCTCCTCCTATGCTTATGCAACATGCCTTGGAAAGAAGAGATTCACCAACTAAAACCTGGAGATCAGTTGCCACCCCATCTTATGGGCAATGGCGTCAAGCTCCACATATGTGGACTATGACAAATATGCAGTCTGATTTGCAACAAAGACTATCATATGAATTTGATAGACCTTGTACTATTGAAAGGTTGGCAACTGGAAGGCGGCACTATATATCAGCGCATGAAAAAAACTATGAGCCCAAGAGAATAATTTCTAGAAGCATTAATAGCATTCCACAAGATAGATATGCTGATGGGAATACAG GAGAAAATGATCCAAATTCTACAAATAAACCAGtaactgcagacccttcaacgaGTTTTGGATTTAAATTTGAAGCAAAACCAAATTCATCCACCAATTTGCAACCACTACCTACCAATTTGCAACCACTACCTACCAATTTGCGGCCACCATctctttcaaaagaaaattcATCTCTGGTTATCGGGTTACCAGTTCCCTTTTCAACATTGCATGGAGCAAGCTGTCCAATTAATCTTTCAGCAAAGCAGTCACCAGCTCAAGTAACTTCTCCATTATCAAACCAGTTTTGTCCTTCACATATCAATGAAGCTGGATTGCAAGTTCAAATGCGCAATGGAAGAACTAGAGGTGATGCCTTTCCACCGACACAATTACTTCCTCAAAATTGGCCTACAATAACAGATCAAAAGCTTCAAGAAATATCTGGAGA TCGACAAACTGCCATCATTCCCTTGTTTGAAAAGATGCTAACTGCTAGTGATGTTGCTCGGATTGGACGGCTTGTGTTACCCAAGAAATGTGCTGAG GTGTACTTCCCCACAATTTCTCAGCCTGAAGGACTTCCATTAAAAGTACAGGATACAAGTGGAAGGAGTTGGACATTCCAGTTTCGATTTTGGCCTAACAACAACAGCAGGATGTATGTATTGGAGGGGGTTACACCTTGTATTCAGGCAATGCAACTGCAAGCAGGTGACACAG TTACATTTAGTAGGATAGATCCAGAAGGAAAGCTGGTCATGGGATTTAGAAAGGCTTCTTGCAGCTCTAATGAACAG GATCCTAAAACACATAATCCTGGCAACGATTTCTCATCACCACCAGAAG ATCAATCTACCCAGCCTATACATAAGGATTGGTCTATTGCCAGGTCACCACCAGTTCCTAGCAAAAGGAAAGCAAAAACACTTGGCTCAAAGAATAAACGCCTAAGAATCGAAAATGAAGAGTCCATGGAACTGAAATTAACATGGGAAGAAGCTCAAAAGTTGCTCCACCCACCTCCAAATTCTTCTCCTAGTGTCGTCGTTATTGAAGGCCATGAGTTTGAGGAATATGAG GAAGCGCCTATACTCGGGAAGATGTCATACTTCACTTCAAATCAAGCTGG GTCAGCTTGCCCTCAGGAGTTGGACTCAGAGTCAATAGCAGACACGATACCCTGTAAAACAG TTGGTTCCAAGAGGAGCAAGGCAAATGCACAAAAGGACAACGTCCAAGCCTCAGATCGTCTCGACACACTTGTGAGTCTCGCTATCAGCAAAAACCTTCCTGCATTCCAACCAACAACGAAGCACCCTCGGCACAAGCCCGGCTGTTCATGCATCGTCTGCATACAGCCTCCTAGCGGGCAGGGCCCCAAGCACAAGCCGGATTGCACGTGCAACGTCTGCCTCACTGTGAGACGCAGGTTCAAAACACTCGAATCAAGGCGGGAAAAGCGTCAGTCTGAGAAGGAGCTTGAAACTTCAGAGAAGCAACCATTAACAACCATCCGACTGCCCAAGGTTTTACCAGAAGCAGGGAATAGCAATCCTCCAAGTGACGAGACTGCGTCTCAGAGAGCAACGATGAACGTCAACGCGGAAACATCTCCATTGCTGCCCATCAAGATTCCCCAGATTGATTTGAACATCCAGCCAGAGCGGGACGAAGAGCCATCCACTGCCAGCCAAGCTGACACTAGTACTATAGTGAGCCTTTTCGAGACGGGAGCAACCAGGAGAACACAAGAACTTGGCGAGGCATGTCAAACCAAAGTTAGAGATGCGACTGTTCGGTAG